Part of the Spinacia oleracea cultivar Varoflay chromosome 5, BTI_SOV_V1, whole genome shotgun sequence genome, TAATAATGGACATGTGTATATTAATAGATTAATAAAATTACAAAtataaatattgattttaaaattctcCTAAACACTCCTATTCGTTTTGTTATTTGAATGTCCAACCACAAAAAAATACAATATTTTTCCCTATCCTATTTTGAATTAATTGAATATACTTTAAAATATGATTAAGTCacactacaaaattatgcatcaattagagatggattttgagacggatacaaCAAACGTCTCAAAATTGAGACGGATTACTAAATTTCGTCCCTAAATTAAATttgagatggaattgtataaggagtttcaaaaattccgtctcaaatttgtaatggatTTACAAGAATTCCGTCTCAAATTATTTTGAGACGCTCTCTATAGAGACGCCCTACTTTcgtctcaaatccgtctctaagcatcattttgagacggatttaGATTATATAGAGACAAAATTCctcgtctctataaaatgattattttgtagtgtCATATTATGACCCGTTCTATGTCTACAACAAAAAATTGTAAGTTCAATTCATATTttccatttttcttttttaaacttACAAAATAATACCGAGATACTCAACTTAATGTTAGATTTGTTTTTTTAACTTGCAACACAATATCAAGATACACAACTTGCAACATATTACCACGATACAAATTTATAAGATTGACAGATCAATAGTGACACTTGTCAGCTTTGCATTGACTtcttctcttttagtatagtagATAGATAATATACACTTTCTGTTTTAGGTTGTTTCATAATTTTCTTTACATTGTGCTTTATAATATTTTTGTACATGAAAAACGATCATCTTACCTTCACAAGATGTAtcatctttattttattttattcttacACTCACCCATCCTTTTACACTCTATctcttatttaattcatattttattatattcacccactttttcacacactttctcctatttgttttaataatttatagtACTTGTAAAGGTaattatgaaacggaggtagtaataagTATCTTTAGTTTTGGTTAATTATGCTAACTGAAATCTTCCTTGAGCATGATTTTGATGTTTAATTACAATTTTATATCTTTTAAGTTCGAAAAGGTGAATGGACATTTACTATAGAGTATGAGGTAGAGCATTAGAAGCATTATCAATACAGACAACATTATGTCAAGCAATAAATATTATGATGCGGTAAATTATGAAAATGTAACAACTTTTCTCCCTTTACATCCCTCCgctccaaaataaataaatgtaacGTTTTTTTCCCAGATTCGATACGATtctttaattaataatattttcaattacGTAGGATTTTATTAGTGAGAGTTATGAAATGTTGACATTTTGTTAATATTAAATCACACGTTGAACTAATCTAATAAAATCTCACATGGTTTCATTTTTTTAATCATGGtgtaaataattttttaccTTTAAATGGTGTTAAAATATTCATATTTTAGACAAATTATTCTCATATGATTTTGAACATTGTGATATTGAAGTAGATTCTCAATATAATTTTTTCAGTCTATGATTTTGATGTATATTGCGTATGTATCAAAGCATGTTAAATTTAGTAGtatatttaaattaagaaatttgTTGCTATAAGTAAATAAGTATTTCGTAGTGTATACTCGattattaccataagtaattaAAAGGTTTTAggtaaaaaaatatatgaaatatattaatgtatactattattaaatctccaagGCAAGAAATGTCACGTTGTCATGTGTGACAATGATTTGGCAAGTGAAATGATGATGTGTCATGCATGTCATGCGTGCGCACACATGCACTACTCAATTATTATCACTAAAAATGTTAGTATCAATATACGAACACATGACCTCTTATTCATAATGTAAAGTTATAACCATCTCTACAATGATATAATGTATGACCCTAAAGTAATGAAAAAAGACAAAAGTCATTCTTATAAATATTCAAACTTTAATGcccaatatatattttaataacattctattgtaaaaaaaattagttaatCTTTTTTAATTACTCAGATCATACGTAAAAATGTTAATGGTTACACTGCTTCTTTAGATAATCATTGtgtattttccaaaaatatattttttttattcaatttataataattgataatttaGGAAATTTCTTATGTTATGTTTATAAGTGAATTACTCCGtagaaaaaataaagttttatacgGGTTACTAATCAAGTAAGACTTGAAACAATAAAGTATCTGAACATAGGAACTGTTATGAAACTCTCATATGTTTAGAGGAAATTATGTAACATGGCaacaaatgaatttaaattaaattaaacaaataCGGATAGTTTTGCAAGGAAAAAAGCATTAACTAGATaaagaacaaataacaaataataaaaacaataaaattcggGGCATTGCTCGGGTCACTAACTGGTTATATTGTTATAAGTTCATTATTTATATTGAAAGAGAGACGAATCaaagagtgacatttgtcaccTCCgtattgatttcctctcttttagtatattatatagaataTATAAAATAGATTGTCAAAAAATATCTTGTTTTTAGGTCAGTTTGTGAACTAGTACCTTATAGTTTATTTTGTTAAAAAGTACCTTGAATTAAAACGGGACATTTGGCCCACATTCCGGCCAAACAACCAACATCTTGCCCATTGACACTGAATGTTGGCAAAAATTAAGTGGGAAAATAGCGTGTACGCGCAGGCGCAATTGTATATAATAGAGTTTTGCCACTAAAACACTTAAATGACACATTTGGATCAAAGATTTTTGGTGTGTTAATGCctatttttaaaacaaaactaGGAGCGCGTCGGATTTCCTGGTCAAGTGTGTTACACGCACATTTTTTAGGGAAAGTGAAATCAATGGACGAAAAGTTACTGTTTGACCGGAATGTTCACCAAAGGTCCCATTTTTAATAAAACTTGTTAATTCAAAgtaatttttgacaaaattaaactaataagATACTAGTTCACAAACTGACCTTAAAAACAAGATACTTATTTGCAATATTTTGCCTCTATTTTATCATGTAAAAgttgtttattttggtgttgtTAATTGACCCTTTGAAGCTTTCTTTGTGTGACCGATGGCCTGCACTCGAATCTTGCAATCAGGTACAAATTTGTTACCTTATCATCTACTAGTATTACCTAATTATGAGATTTACTACAAAAAGAAATTCATGGTGAACACTGAACATTGTCttgtttgtgaattgtgataatATATTAAAGTGTTATGAAGCAAACGACAGCAATGTGAATGATCGATTCAGTATGTTGCCGGATGAAATTCTGATATTGATCATGTCCAAGTTACCAATAAAGGAAGCAGGAAGAACAAGTGTTGTTTCGCGCAGATGGAAATATATATGGCATTGTTTGCCTGTCTTATTCTTCGAAGCTAATTCTGCAGGAAGGGAAACGATCATAGACTTCCTCGTGCAACATCAGGTTTTACTAGGTTGGTGAACAATGTTTTGGAAGCTCATCTTGGTACGACTATAGACGAGTTAAGAGTGATCTGTGACTTGGATGTTAGCCATGAATTCGATATCGATAAGTGGCTGGCTTTTGCTTTCGCAAAACACGTCAAACGGGTTGAACTGGACTTGAGTCACTTCACAGAACTAACCAATAGAACTATTCCCTTGATTAATGACTGGGACTGCTACACTTGGCCTCTCCAAAGTCGTTTGAAATTGAAATCTCACAATCTGGTTTCCCTAACATCTTTGAGTCTCAAATATGTCAGTGTAACTGTAAAAGACATTGAATGCGCTCTGCATTCCTGCCCTGCCTTAGAGAATCTGTGTATTTTTGGTGGGTCAAATAGTTTAACATATATAAAGCTTCCTCATTTATCTctaaaacttaaacatttagaGGTATCATGTTGTCCCCGTTTGTTAAGCATTGACATTAGGCCTCCAAAACTGGTGTCATTAGCTTTACATGGACGGCGTATATTAGAGATTCATCGTTTTATGAAGTAACAATAGGTAATGGAGATTATGATGGTGGAGAGATTGCGGCCTATGCTTGTAGCTCCCTTTCTAAATACTTGTTGCAGATTTTTTTAGTGTTTTTGCTTATGTTTTTCCCCCCATTTCATAATATTGTCTTATCATGCAGCGGTATTTGGAAATATGTAAACCACCTACCATGACAACAAACCTTAAGCATCTACAACTCCATGTTGAAGCAGAGGGTGGTGATAGTATACTTGGATGGACTTGTTTAATCGAGGCGTGTCCTGTCCTTGAGTACCTCACTTTGAAGGTATGTACACCAcataaccaaaaatcaatacaccCGAGGTTTGAACTCTAGACCTCATGTCTAAATGATagttctcattaccatcttaaccaaccaccaattgtggtttatttcttcacgttaatttataaataaatgttaacatgaagtctaaaccaattacatttttatttgattttttattttctatggaatattttgaaaaaaaataaaaataaataattaggacaactatgaagaaacatgatgtcatgaatctcataagcatcaactatagaaaTACCTTGCATGGCTgcttatatctaatttggtgttattaatttgaagcacttagttccactagaaaacaaattatacaattgtaagatgatctaattgGAAAATTACTTGACATGATAAACGACGTAGTGTAGTTGACACACTTAGTTGATGTTTTTAACTTTAAGGTATACGTGCATTTCGTCAAgtattgagctcaagaaaaatctataattttaactattcaatgtagcgatccgggccacacactagttttaTTCTAAACCTTGTGCAAGACATGATCATCATGATCCCGGCTCGGAAAATAGGGTGTTGGGCAGAAAAGTTCGACCCAAGGTTTGTCTCGGTACGACCTAATGGGCATAACTTTTAAGGCGTGGCCCGGTCCGAACCTGCATTTTGATCAAGTCTACCTTGTACGTGCAAGACCTTTTAATTTGTGGAAACAAAGGTCAATTAACATTTATTGTATGGCAAAGAACTGAAGATCCTCCAAAATTGATGGTCATGCTAATTGGATCATGGTTTTCTCATCTTACAGTTCTTATGGCCGAAGCAATACTATTCTACTCAAATACCTCGAAGGAATATATAGACAAATACAAAGGGCGTCCCATCAGAAACTTGAAGACCTTGGAGCTCACTGGGTCTGGAAGTCCTCTTGGATTGCCAATTGACCTTGAATTTGCAACCTATGTGGTTGAGAATTCCATCATGTTGAAAGATGTAATTTTCTCATCACCATTATCGCCACAACTATACAAATATTTTAAGCCCATTTACATATATGCGGCAAAACGTGTTTCCAAATTCGGAAAGACGTTGCCTTCGGGAGTTGCCTTTAAATACAAAATTGTAACAAAGAGTTGTACATCATGTACCACTTAGGCTCGGTTCTTTTGAACTTATAatactttattttttaatttcaagatttttaatttcaatttagttaatttaatttactttcaattattttttaataatgttattattaataaaataataataataaccattattattatataataatagtaatcattaataataacaataatcagaataataataataataataataataataataataataataatgaattgttattatatttattgttttattattattactataatAATCTGAAACACATGAATGAGCTGTTTCGTTTCAATCCGTACCGCTTTAGCCTGAGGAAAACCAGTTTAATCCAAATCGTCTACAATCGGAACTGTTCAACTCGTTAATCTAAACCATCTACAACCCATAACCCGTTTAATCCCacaatctattactatatactaaaagagacaccaggaatgacacgtgtcaattcctggtgcgatttttcccgccaaaatgttttaattttttttcttttttttttctcttaaaTTACTAAAACTAGATTtttgcccgtgcgatgcacggttctattaaattgttatgtttaaataaaactcctatgtatataccaattttatatattagattatattagtttttttattttgcattgaatttcattttagattttttttttaattatgagagtgtttgttttttgatgaaataaatattaataattaattaataaaaatacctacgtggcactcgaattttttaattcaaaatttattttaaaatgttatttttcattggccgataCTATTAGaattcctacgtggcgctctaatattggattaatgtttgattttaaattgaattttatttattttattttagattagtgtttgattttggatgaattttattttaactttatttttataaattattagagtttgattttagatggagttgtatatattagtaattaattaattaaaatatctacgtcgcaatcgatttttttaattcaaaaataaattagaaatcttatttttcattggccgaaaccattagaattttattttaactttattttttaattattagagtttgattttagatggagttgtatatattactccctccatttctttttgatgtatccatttggaatctggtgtggtttttaagaaaattggaatattggtttgtatgggtataagtgtaatgatttggtgtaagagaaatgattgggtgtaagagattataataaataaaggagtgagaaaataataaagaaataaggtaagagagaggagtgataatgatgggtaaTAAAGGAGGTGAGATAGTGGGTAtgtggggaagggaaaagaattaaatattatgggtgggaaaaattaggtgggaatatgggtagaatctttaggtattttggtaattagatagaaatgtaagggtattttaggataaaatgtatatccaaaaatagaatagattctaaatggatacaacaatatgaaacgcttaaaatggaaacggatacaacaaaaagaaacggagggagtagtaattaattaattaaaatatctacgtggcacctaattaattatctacgtggcaatcgattttttaattcaaaaataaattagaaatcttatttttcattggccgaaatcattagtaatcctaggtggcgctctaatatttcagcaaatatgcctcctttatatatataatatattagattaaaacTGTATAAAGACAGATTGCAACgattttataattaaaaagGTTGACTATTTTTAATGCATTTAAATTGGTGGTAatcttatttttccttttttagtaTTAGATTCCTCAAAATGAATACAATTAACAATATTTGACCATAAGTATTAATATATCAACGACCTAAATTACATAAATTGGTCATAATTTCAGCAATTTCAACTATCTTTGGAGAATATATTAAAGCAAAGTTTCAGCGATTTCATATTTAAATTggtcataattttatttttcctttttttattaaattcctTTAAACGGGTACAATTAATAATATTTGACCATAAATAatattcacaaattcttatttacaatgggtgtacaataaatattgtacaccgaagtaaaagttaactcaaaatgcttaaaagttaagcttatatatgtaaaagttatctatttttaagtgattaattttttcattttaataaaacttatttcttcaaaatcacttataatgtataaaattaatcatttaatcatttctatcaactttcttttttactaatataaaagttaattaaaactaggttaaagttacgaaaaaatgggtaaaagttatcttggtgtacaataaatttattgtacaccttgtgcgcgcaagaccttttgaataaTATTTCAACGACCTTACTTAAATTAGTCATAATTTTAGCAATTACAGTAATAGATTTGATAGAGAATCGTgaaactgccaaaaaaaaaaaaaaaagcgatATAGAATCGTAATCTACGGTGCACGTTATGGAAATTATCTATTACATAAATTATATACAAAActaaaatcaacatattagtaTAGAGCTTAACATataaaaatcaacatattaatatatcaaatattttggtcaaattagcatatcaagcatataaaatatgtaatacgtAGTATGATGAAAATTGAGTCATCCGAATTAGATGATTATATAAATACATTTATCAATTATGCAGTAACTTTAGGGACCGAAATATTTCAGTCAAATATATTACGAagtataaaaaatataaaaaattagtcattatccgtgcatgcacgagacctaatctagttgatcttaaattcttaaccttttaaaagttagttattgtCCTTGTCCCCTAATTAAGGTCTCAATATTATAATATATAAAGgtaatgaaaattaaaattttagtaATAACCTAATATTGTGATTTTATAATTTGGAATCGAATTGATTAGACCTGAAGTGCAACCCGCTATCCGTTTAATCCCACTGTTGGTTTTCACACCTATATGATAAGAACTTGAACCCAATATAACCCGACTAAACTTGATCAACACGACCCATTTCAAAACCCAACCTGATATGAGTTAGATCCGTTTATCCGAAGCGTGTACGTATAGTGTAGTACATGGCAATCAATTAATGTTCTCTAGCTTCATGTAATACTAAGAAATGGAGTGATTTGGTTTGTAGGTGCTACAATTACAAAGGCAAAGATGATCCTATTAGGAGGAAGTAGCAGCATAGACGACAAAAAGGAAATAACAACACGGGCTGATAGAGGCACAACTGAAATCAGCGGTGGCTTCATATGAAAAGGTGAAATGGGTGAATTCGAGTTTCTCCAAAAGATGGTGGAGTTAAGACGACCGACAACGTGAAGGCGGTCGTGGTCAATGCAACAAATAATTAGATTGTTGCAGCAGTAATGAACTAATGATGCTTCAGCCTTCAAGCCAAATATTTTGATGAAAGAAAATGTTGCTGAAACGGAGTAAACAAACAAGCAAGGAGTCTTCAGAGAACAGCAGCAAGGCCTACCTTCTTAGGTTCAACTAATTTGTTTCCTGGATTAGCATTGCGTGATACATCGACCAGAGCCTTGAAGCTGTAGGGCTCGTGCATCGCCAGTTCTGACAATACCTTCCTGTTCAACTGAATGTTTTCCTTCATCAGCCCACACATGAAGTTACCATAATTTACCTGCATCCAAAAGAGAAGGAATATTTACTGATGTAAGTTAATTGATGACACCTCAGATGAAATTTTCTAACAAAATTGTGTATGTGCATGCGTTACAAGCACACACGCAAACTAAGCCAGAAAACtgtgtatatatataaatatatatatatatatatatatatatatatatatatatatatatatatatatacatatatatatatatatatacataacaCAATACTACTAAAAGAGTAGGACATCTTGAAGCATTCTTACATATTATCAGCACTCCAAGACAAAAATACAACATTACCCTCAATGCATTTACAGATGCTCCTGGCCTTTGGCACGACAAGGGGGTCGAAGCTCCAAGGTACAATGACAAAGAGGTGGTTAGACTGGTTACCAACTGATCCTTAATCCATTACGCATAATGGTTCATACTTGAACGAAAAAGAAACCCGGACTACTTATTGAGCCATTTAATTTACAATCCAAAAGTTGAATCTGTAACTCCATTACTGTACTCTTTTTTCCAAATTTAGCCAACCACCAAGAAGAAAAAGATTGTGCAGGACATATGAAGCATGTACATGTGAAGACAACAGGGGCAGAATGAATATCAGTCCTCATATTTTATTCAAGATATATGAATCACATCGAATGTAAGGCTTCTTCTGTTGGTTGTGTAATCACAATGCTAAGCCTCCACCCCACCCCCCTCGTTTTACACGTAACCTAATTTAACCTGTTAAGTATAGAAGCCCTCCTCACCTCAGCATTTAGACTAGTCAAAATATGCTTCCAGGCTGAAACTTCAAGGTCCCAAAGTCTCATTGTTTAGAGATCTCATCTcccaagaaaagaaatgaaagggAAAATCATATGATAAAGAAGCAAAGAAAGAATCAAAAGGggagagaaaatcaaatgaaGAAGAAAGCACCGAAGATTCTAAGATTCCAAGGTCTCTTCTCTATTTATAGATCTCAGATAccaggaaaaagaaaagaagagggCATCTTaactaaaaagaaaaggaaacatCAAATTAAGGACTTGTTCATGTAGAAAAGGTTTCAGATTTGTGTCCTCAAAAGAGATAAAGATTCATAACAGAATcctgcaagaaaaaaaaaattatttgagtAGCCAAGTATCCTTAAAGTCTTCAACAAACTTTCTGTAAAGATTACAACTATATCATTGTTCTAAAGGAGACGGACAAGACTACTGtgcaatcaaaagaaaaaacaccTTTTCTGAATGCTTTATTTTTtggcaaagttgttcatcagTACAAAACTTAAATGAAATTTCTCCTAGATGTATGGTGAACACAACTTATGCATACACAGCACCATTTAAATCTGGCAAACAGTTGGAACATAAGATTAAGTAGCCTAATCATGCAGCAAGCAATACAAATTGAGTCAGAATCAAATTCGTGTTCATCTTCGGGATATAGACTCTCTGAATTAAATGTTCCATAAAATTGCAGAGCACTGATGCTATTGTTTTTGGACCCCagcaaagaatataatttttcaaAGAAGATGAAAGGCCAAAACGACTTTCCATTCGAAACTCAGGCTTTGATTCTCATAAAGAAACTCAACAATCAACGTAATGTCAGAAGTTGAACAGTTACATAAGATATTTCTTACTTGCCATCTTAGGCTATGATTTTTGAACAAATATAATCAATAAAACTGACAACGAACACACCTTGAACAATTAATCAGTTCCCCACCGGCCCACCCCAAAATATATTTCCTAGACCTTCGAAATATTGTTTCAAAATAAGAATTCTCAAGTTTTCAACTTTTCATAAACTACTGCTTCAAAGTTTCAAATGATAAAAACATAAATAGATATAATCAAATCAAAAGAGGAGGTATAAGGAATACGTACGCCATGTTGGCGGGAACCAGCATTGATGCGTTCAATCCAAAGAGAGCGCATATCACGCTTCTTGGTGCGGCGATCTCTATAAGAATACTGAAGTGCCTTCTCTACCCTCTCTCTTGCTATCCTTATGCAATTCTTTGCTCTgcctctaaaccccttagcaaGTTGGAAAACCTTCTTCTTGTTCATTTTTGTTACTCTCTAACAGCAAAGGTGATGGTAATTAGGACTATGCGCTGATAGGGAAGTAGTATTCCTCTCTGTTTGCATAACAAGTAGCTTGTCACATTCTTATTATTATGAGGGAAAACAATAACAGCAACAACACTACGAAAAGTATTAGCAGGAGAAGGAAGAAAAATTAGCAGAAAAACATAGCAGCAAGAGCAAAACACCGGACATTACAACAGaaccggggggggggggggggggggggtggcgGCAGTTACAAAAGTATAAACCCGCAAGAGCAGTAGCAGTAACATAACAAATCAGAAGCACATGTGAGCAGTTTTTTAGCATTGCATGGTGATAAGGGAGAATACATAAAATGTATAGGTATTGGAAGGAAGCAGGGGCACAATGCCTGAATGATTGGGATGCACCCTAAGCTATATTCCGACCAGAATGTCCAGGATGCAGGGGAACAAGCAACGACGAGTAAATAACTAAGCCATTACTGATAAATCAAAGAGATGAGTAACATCACGAAGAAAAgatgaaaatcattttacagaGTGATAACTATTCACTAAAGACCAACTAATGGAGCTCTTAAACTTAAATCTAAGATTAAGCTTTAAGACAAGGTGAAGTAAAGAAAAACAGGGTCGAACAAAGCACAATACAATAACAGTAGCTTGGCAAGGGGGCAAAACCGTTGGCAATTCTCCGAACAAAATTCATGCTAATGAAAACATCATGAAAACCTAATCATGGGGTCTAAGCTAGGAAAGACAAGTTCTTCATTACTTCATTAGGAAATCTCTATCATCTAAAAATAGCAACAAGCTAGTCATCAGATAAAGTTATCAACAACTCGGGAAAGAGCCAACCACCTCAAAAATGCCATTGAATAGCTCAAACGCGGATGAATCAGCTCATGTAACAGAGAACATAATAACGCAATGGCTGAACAATATAGGATAACTGTGTAGGCAACTGGACAATCCCATATTCTTATTTTATCAAAGGTGAAGCTCTATAAATAATGCAGTATGTAAAGAATTTGAGTAATGAGATAAAATGTAAATGGTAAAGAGTGATTCTCTTTCTCTTCATTAAAATCTAGTTGTTATCACTACTAGTCTACTAATAGTCTGCTACTAGTGGCGGATCCATTAAAATCTAGTTGTTATCACTACTACTCTACTAATAGTCTGCTATTAGTGGCGGATCCAGGATTTCACGGATGGTTGGTCACCATCGTCCACCGATCACCATACAATCAATAACCAATgcataaatataaaaatttaaatactTTGAAAAAGTTTCATCCCAAAAGTAACAAGTATCAATATTACAACCAAATAGTTACTTCAAAATTTGAAATTACAATTGTTCTCTATAATTTTTCATGGTTTGATTTCTATCTACTCCGTATAATATTATTCATAATAACATTAAAATACAAATTTCTCTCTAGATAATTAATCAAACAATCATTCAACATTTGATAAATTTAATGCATATATCAGATTATGAATTAGTCACTACTACCAATCAAAATCATGATTCCTAAACAAGTAAACAACTCACAAACAACACAATTCAACTACTCAGCCACTACTAGTCCACTACCATTCTAGCCATTCATGAATCATCAACATAATACAACCGTTAAAGAGAGTGTTAATCTAACAACTAGGTGATCATAAACATTTAATGTTAATCTAAATCCTTCATGTTCAAAGTCTAAAGCTCTGGACCCagaaatatacttcgtatatatgaACCTTCAACAATTACAGTTCAGAAATCACATCAACAATTGACTAATTGGACCTAATGTAGCACAAATCATCCTCTTCTACAccaaaatttcaatttcagtTAACAGTATTTCTAAAAGTACAAATACTTCAACCTTAACTCTTAAAACACCAAACTAATCTACAATAAgtaaaaaaacaacaacaaattatGAACTTTAATATGAAAAACTTAATTTAAGTTCGATAAACTTGCAATAGAATTACTAATTAGACAAATAATTAAGACAATGTTTCGGCGTTTAACACGTTAGTGGGGTTTCCTTCAAAAAATTGAATAGTAGACTAGTAGAAAAAGATGAGCAGACGGGTTGTATTATTAAGTTCGAAACTCGTGCACCAGATTTGCACGGCCACCGTGTCGTCGGCGCACACCCTGTGCGCGGCGGCCATGGCTTCCCCCGCAAAGGCCGTGCGCGACATtcccaattaaaaaaaaattaaattcatacCTTCCGGCGGGTTTCGCT contains:
- the LOC110778316 gene encoding uncharacterized protein, which codes for MNKKKVFQLAKGFRGRAKNCIRIARERVEKALQYSYRDRRTKKRDMRSLWIERINAGSRQHGVNYGNFMCGLMKENIQLNRKVLSELAMHEPYSFKALVDVSRNANPGNKLVEPKKVGLAAVL